The genomic interval CCGATCGGAGCAGCGGGTCATTCGGCTACCCAGTATGCCGGGTTGGCCGCGCACCCTCTGCTGCGACACCGCCGAGCGGACCGCGGCGCGTCCGGTCCGCGCCGGTCAGCGTGCCGATCCACGGCTTTCTGTGAATCGGCACAACCGGCTCGAGCTCAGCGCGGCACCTCCGACTGCGCGCCCACGCCGCTGACCATGCTGCGCACCTGGCGCGCCGCCACCGACAGCGTCGCCAGGTCGTGGGTGCCGGACTCGAACAGTTCCGCCAGCGCGGCGCGGGCACGGCCCAGCCGGGACTGGTTCTTCGATTCCCAGTACGCGATCTTCTCCTCGGCCGTCTCCTCCGGATCACCGCCGGACAGCACGTCCAGCGTCAGCGAGCGCAGCGACCCGTACATGTCGTCGCGCAGCGCCAGCCGGGCCAGCGCGTGCCAGCGGTCGCCGCGCTCGAGGTGGCTGACCGCCTGCAGCAGCCAGTCGATCTTCAAATGCTCGTTGAGCGCGTAGTACAGCGCGCCCACCTCTTCGCCGCTGCGGTCGGTGATGTCGGCGATGTCGATGACGTCCAGCAGCGGGAACAGGTTGAGCAGGCCGAAGACCTCGGTCGCCAGCTGCTCGGGCACGCCGCGGCCGACCAGCTTCGCCGACTGTGCCTCCAGCGTGTCGATGTGGTGGCCGCGCAGCCATCCCGGCACCTTGGGCGCCAGCTCCCGCACCGCCCCGCTGTAGCGGTGGATCTCGGCGCCGACCGCGATGGGCTGCGGCCGGTTGCTCAACAGCCAGCGCGAGGCCCGGTCCAGGGTGCGTTTGGTCTCGAGTTCCAGATCGTCCTGCACGGCGGTGGCGATGTCGGCCGCGCGGATGCGGGTCCAGATCGACTGCAGATCGAAGATCTGGGTCGCCGCCGCGAATGCGCGCACCGCGTCGGTCGCGCTCGCGCCGATCTCCTCGTTGAGCCGGTGCGCGTAGGTGATGCCGCCGAGGTCGACCATCTCGTTGACCACCATGGTGGTGACGATCTCCCGCCGCAGCCGGTGCCGCTTGATGGCCGCGCCGAAACGCTCGCGCAGCGGTGCCGGGAAGTACTGCGGCAGCCGGGCCGAGAAATACGCGCTGTCGGGCAGATCCGACTCGAGCAGATCGGTTTTCAGCGAGAGCTTCGCGTGGGCCATCAGATTGGCCAGTTCCGGCGAGGTGAGCCCGGCGCCGGCCTCGGACCGCCGCTTGATCTCCGCGTCCGAGGGCAGGGCCTCGAGTTCGCGGTCCAGGCCCCGGCGCGCCTCCAGGTCCTCGATCAGCCGCTTCTGCACGTTCAGCATCCGCGGCGCCTCGGTGCGCGACATGCCCATCAGGATGTTCTGGGACACGTTGTCCTGCAGCACCATTGCCGACACCTCGTCGGTCATCGAGGCCAGCAGCGGGCCGCGTTCGGCGGCGGGCAGCTCTCCCGCCGACACCACGCCGTCGATGAGGACCTTGATGTTGACCTCGTGGTCGGAGCAGTCCACGCCCGCGGAGTTGTCCAGCGCGTCGGTATTGCACTTGCCGCCGTTGCGGCAGAACTCGATCCGGCCGTGCGCGGTCAGCCCGAGGTTGCCGCCCTCGCCGATCACCTGGACGCGCAACCGGTTCGCGTCGACACGCACCGCGTCGTTGGATTTGTCGCCGACCTCCGCGTTGGATTCGGTACTGGCCTTGATATAGGTGCCGATGCCGCCGTTCCACAGCAGTTGCACCGGCGCCAGCAGAATCGCCCGGATGAGTTCGGGCGGCGACATCGACACGGTTCCGTCCGGCAGCCCGAGCGCGCGGCGTACCTGCGGGCTGATCGGCACCGATTTCACGGTGCGGTCGTAGACGCCGCCGCCCTCGCTGATCACCGACGCGTCGTAATCGCGCCACGACGACCGCGGCAACTCGAACAACCGCCGCCGCTCCGCGAACGACCGCGCCGCATCAGGATCGGGATCCAAGAAGATATGCCGATGATCGAACGCCGCCACCAACCGAATGTGCTCCGACAACAACATCCCGTTACCGAACACATCCCCCGACATGTCACCGACACCCACCACAGTGAACTCCTGCGACTGCGTATCGATATCCATCTCCGCGAAATGCCGCTTCACCGACTCCCACGCACCCTTGGCGGTAATACCCATCGCCTTGTGGTCGTAGCCCACCGAGCCACCCGAGGCGAAGGCGTCACCCAGCCAGAACCCGTACCCCTTCGCCACCTCGTTGGCGATATCGGAGAACGCCGCCGTGCCCTTGTCCGCGGCCACCACCAGGTACGTGTCGTCCCCGTCGCGGCGCACCACCCGCGGCGGCGGAATCACCTCGCCGGTCGCGTGATCGACGTTGTCGGTCACGTCCAGCAGACCCGAGATGAAGGTGCGATAGCAAGCGACGCCCTCGGCCTGCAACGCCTGCCGATCCACCGCCGCGTCACCCGTCGCGGCGGGCGGATGCTTCACCACGAAGCCACCCTTCGCGCCCACCGGCACGATCACCGCGTTCTTGACCGCCTGAGCCTTCACCAGACCCAGGATCTCGGTGCGGAAATCCTCCAAACGGTCCGACCACCGCAACCCGCCGCGCGCCACCGGACCGAACCGCAGATGCACGCCCTCGACCCGCGGCGAATACACGAAGATCTCGAATTGCGGTCTGGGTCTGGGCAATTCGGCGATCTCGCCCGGCTCGACCTTGATCGACAGGTACTCGCGCGGCGCGCCCTGCTCGTCGGTGCGGTAGTAGTTCGTGCGCAGCGTCGCCCGCACCAGGCTCAGGATGGCGCGCAGGATGCGGTCGGCATCCAGGCTCACCACCTCGTTGATGCGTTCGGCGACCGCCGCCTCCAGCTCCGCCGCCCGGTCCGCGGCGGCCGAGTCGGGGTCGAACAGCGCCGCGAACAGGTCCACGAACAGCCGCGCCGCGTCCGGTGAGGCGAGCAGCACGCGGGCGATATTGGCCTGGCTGTACGGAAAATCGGCCTGCTGCAGGTACTTCGAATACGCCCGCAGGATCGACACCGTGCGCCAGCTCAGGCCCGCGCGCAGCACGAGCTCGTTCAGGCCGTCGGCCTCGGCGCGCCCGTACCACAGGGCGTCGAATGCCTGGGTGAACCGCTCGCGCAGGCCGCGCTCCCGCATCCCGAGGGCCTCGAGGCGGTCGGTCTTCTCCACCAGCTCGGCGTCCATGTCGCGGTCCAGCGCCATGCGCAGCAGGTCGGGCCGGGCCTGCAGCCCGAAATCGTAGATCCAGGTCTCGCGGCCGTCCTCGAACTGCAGCTGGTACGGCCGCTCGTCGACCACCTCGACACCGAGGCTCTGCAGCAGCGGCAGCACCTGGCTCAGCGAGATGCCACCGCCGACGTAGAGGGTGAAGCGCCACGAACCCGGCTCGGCGCCGGGACGGCGGTACAGGTGCTGGTCGATCCGGCCCGCGCCGAGCCGTTCCAGGCGGACGATGTCGGCGAGCGCACGGCCCGCCGAGAAGTCTTCCTTGTAGGCGTCGGGCAGGGCGGCCGTGTAGCGCTGCACCACGGCCGGATCCAGCACCGTGGAGGCGGCCACCTCGTCGCGCAGGTGGTCGTCCCAGGTGCGGCTGGCCTCGGCGAGCAGACCCTGGATGCGCAGCCGGTTGGTCTCCGAGACATCCACCGGGGTGCCGGGTTCCGGCAGCCGCACGGTGAAATACACACTGGCCAGCTCGCTTTCGGAGACCCGGGCCGAATAGTCGATGGAGACGCCGCCCAGCTCGCGCACCAGGATGTCCTGGATCTCCAGCCGGACCCGGGTGGTGTAGCGGTCGCGCGGCAGGTAGACCATGCAGGCCACGAATCGGCCGTAGGAGTCCGAGCGCAGGAACAGCCGCACCTGCCGTCGCATACCGACATTGAGCACCGCGCCCGCGGTGTGCCGCATCGTCTCGACGTCCGCGGAGAACAGCTCGGTGCGCGGGAAGGACTGGATGACCTCGAGCATCGCTTGACCCGAGAAGGAGTCCAGGTCGAAGCCGCTCTGCTCGATCACCGATCGCACCCGGCGCTCGACCACCGGAATGTCGAGCACGTTCTCGTGCATCGCGGCCACCGTGAACACGCCGATGAACAAGTGCTCGCCGGTCACGGCGCCGGAGGAATCGAATTCCGCGACACCGACGAAGTACGGGTACACCGACCGGTGCACGGTCGCCGGCACCAGGCCCTGGGTGAGCATCAGCAGCGGGCGCTCCCCGCTGTCCACCGGGACCCGGAAGTCGGTGCCCACGTCGGGACGCAGCACGCCGAGTGAACTGTCCGCCACCACAACGGGTTTCCCCTGCGGATCGTCCGTGGCGGGGCGCTGGTACCGGGCGTAGCCGAGCACGGTGAAGTGCCCGTCGGCCAGCCAGCGCAGCAGGTTGGCGCAGTCGATCAGGTCGGTCGGGGAGAACGGTGGCGTGCCTTTCTCGGCCGCCGCGGCCAGCTCGTCGGCGAGCCGGTCCTGCACGGTGCGCATGGCCTCGGTGTCACCGATGACCTGGCGCACGTCGGTGAGGACGTCGGCGATGCCGGTCTCGAGTTCGGCCAGCAGGTCCGGGCTGGTCGAGGGATGCAACTGCACATGCATCCAGGACTCCCGGCGGCCCGCCGTGCCGTTGCCGTCGACCTCGTGCGGCACAGCGGATTCCAGCGCGCCCTCGGCGTCGCGGACCACCTCGAGGATCGGGTGGATCACCTCGCTGATGCTGACCGCCTGCCGGCTGAGGTAGGAGGTGACCGACTCCACCAGCAGCGGCATGTCGTCGGTGACCATCTGCACCGCGGCCCCGAGGCCCGAACCGTCGTCCGGGTAGTACACCCGCACCCGCGCCTGTCCCGGCGGGCGGAGCAAACCCAGTTCGATGTGCCGCCGGAACACCAGGTTCGAACCCCCGGTGATCGCGCAGTCCACATCGCCGGCGTCCACGTGGCGGAAGTACGCCTCCTCGAGGCTCGCCAGTTCGCCGCGCAACTGCTCCGGCAAACTCGCGACCCACGCCACGGTGGACATATCGGACGAGACCGTCATTTTCTTCGCCAACTCCCTCGGATTGGGTTCCGCAACAAAGTGACGCCGGAGTCGAGAGTAGCTGGGCGCCGCAGACGCCGCCGAGGAATCTCCCCAAACCTGCGACTACGGCAACCCGCCCGAACGTTCCGGTTGGTACGACCGCGCCCGCGCCGTGCCGAACTTCCAGGTAGCGCTCGACAAGCGTTGCGCCGGTGGTTATTTGGCACACGCTGGAAATATGACGAACGACACTGTTTGCTTCTGGATAACCCCTCGGTAACCGGCGCCGCGCGACGGAATATCAGTCGCGGGTCAGCTTGCGGTGGGTGACCCGGTGCGGGCGCGCGGCGTCCGGTCCGAGCCGCTCCACCTTGTTGGCCTCGTATGCCTCGAAGTTGCCCTCGAACCAGAACCAGGCGGCCTCGTTGTCGTCGTTGCCCTCCCACGCCAGGATGTGGGTGCAGGTGCGGTCGAGGAACCAGCGGTCGTGGGAGATGACCACGGAGCAACCGGCGAACTGCTCGAGGGCGTTCTCCAGCGAGCCGAGGGTCTCGACGTCGAGGTCGTTGGTCGGCTCGTCGAGCAGGATCAGGTTGCCGCCCTGTTTGAGGGTGAGCGCCAGATTCAGGCGGTTGCGCTCACCACCGGAGAGCACGCCCGCGGGCTTCTGCTGGTCCGGGCCCTTGAAGCCGAAGGCGGAAACGTATGCGCGCGAGGGCATTTCCTGACTGCCGACCTGGATGAAGTCCAGGCCCTCGGAGACCACCTGCCACACCGTCTTGTTCGGGTCGATGCCGGCGCGGTTCTGGTCGACGTAGCTCAGCTGGACCGTGTCGCCGATCCGCACCGTGCCGCTGTCCGGCTGCTCGAGGCCGACGATGGTCTTGAACAGCGTCGACTTACCGACACCGTTGGGACCGATGACACCCACGATGCCGTTGCGCGGCAAGGTGAACGACAGATCCTTGATCAGCTGGCGGTCGCCGAAGCCCTTGTCCAGGTGCTCGACCTCGACGACCACATTGCCCAGGCGCGGCCCGGCCGGGATCTGGATCTCCTCGAAGTCCAGCTTGCGCATCTTCTCGGCCTCGGCGGCCATCTCCTCGTACCGGCCGAGGCGGGCCTTGTTCTTGGCCTGGCGGGCCTTGGCGCCCGACCGCACCCACGCCAGCTCGTCCTTCAGCCGCTTCTGCAGCTTCTGGTCCTTCTTGCCCTGGACCTCCAGGCGCTCGGCCTTCTTCTCCAGATAGGTGGAGTAGTTGCCCTCGTAGGGGTAGGTACGGCCGCGGTCGAGCTCGAGAATCCACTGGGCGACATTGTCGAGGAAGTAGCGATCGTGGGTGACGGCCAGCACGGCGCCCGGATACTGCGCGAGGAACTGCTCGAGCCACAGCACGGACTCGGCGTCGAGGTGGTTGGTGGGCTCGTCGAGCAGCAGCAGGTCGGGCTTGCTCAGCAGCAGCTTGCACAGCGCGACGCGGCGGCGCTCACCACCGGAGAGGTTGGTGACCGGCTCGTCGGGCGGGGGGCAGCGCAGCGCGTCCATCGCCTGTTCCAGCTGGGAGTCCAGGTCCCAGGCGTCGGCGTGGTCCAGGTCTTCCTGGAGCTTGCCCATCTCCTCCATCAGCTCGTCGGAGTAGTCGGTGGCCATGAGTTCGGCGATCTCGTTGAAGCGGTCCAGCTTCACCTTGATCTCGCCGAGGCCCTCCTCGACATTGCCGCGAACGGTCTTCTCCTCGTTCAGCGGCGGCTCCTGCTGCAGGATGCCGACGGTCGCGCCGGGAGCGAGCCAGGCGTCCCCGTTGTTCGGCTGGTCCAGGCCTGCCATGATTTTCAGCACGCTCGACTTACCGGCGCCGTTCGGACCGACAACGCCGATCTTGGCGCCCGGGAGGAAGTTCAAGTTCACGTCGTCGAGGACGACCTTGTCGCCGTGCGCCTTGCGAACTTTCCTCATCTGGTAAATGAACTCAGCCATGTGCGAAAGCCTATCGGTGTGGGTGTGTGCGGGACGAAGCGGAGCTACCGCGGGGGCGCCGCGGAGGGGAATCGCTCGTCATCCGGCGCTCGATGATCCGCCTCGACATCAACGGGCGCGGGGACGGTGGAGTTCCCGCCCGGAGGGTGCAATACGGGGGCGGAGCAGCGGGCGAGGTCCGGGCCCAGGGCGGTCGCGCGCATTTCCAGGTCGTGCCGGGCCACTCCCTCTCTGGTCTGGTACTCCGCGGTGCGCAGTTGCCCGTAGGCGATGACGGGGTCGCCGCGGCGGATCGAGGCGTCCACCCCCTCGACCAGCCGCCGCCAGCAGTTGACGGTGAGATAGAGGGTGCCGTTGTCCACCCAGCTGCCGCTGTCGCGATCGAACCGGCGGGCGGTGCTCGCCATCCGGAACGACACCACCTGCTCGCCGCCGGGCAGGCTGCGCCGTACCGGATGCGTGACGACGTTGCCGATGACGGCCGTATTCGCCTCGTACATGTTCCGCCCCTTCGTTATTCGGTCCCTCGACGGCGCGCGGCCGCGCGGACCGATCCCCTGTGCCCCGTGCGATCGGGACACGTCCAGCCTGATCGATCGCCCGCCGCCGCAACAGACCGAATTCGGATCTGTGGATGAATATCCCGGCTGTGGATACCCGCCGTTCCGCTGTGCGCGGCCGCTCCTACAGCGTCGCCAGATCCGTGTTCGCCCCGCACAGCACGATCACCGGCCGCTCCCCCGGGCCGGGCACGTACGCGCCGCTCTGGATCGCCGCCAGCGCCACCGCGCCGGCCGGTTCGACCACGATCCGGAATTCCCGCCACAGATACTCGCGTGCCATCGCGATCGCGTCGTCGCTGACCAGCAGCGAGCCCATCCGGTACCGCTGCGCGAGTTCCAGCGGAATGTCACCGATCCTGGTGGCGCCCAACGCATCCGACGCCAGGCCGCTGACGTGCACGTCCACGGGGCGGCCGGCGGCCAGGGCGGCGTGCAGGGTGGGCGAGCCCTTCGGCTCCACGCCGATCACACGGCCCCGCAGCCCCAGTGCGGCCGCGATCCCCGACGCCAGTCCGCCTCCGCCCACCGCGACCAGCACCGGCGGACGGCCGCGGACCTGGCGCTCTATCTCGAGCCCCACCACGCCCGCTCCGGCCACCACGGCGGGCAGGTCGTAGGCGTGCAGTTGCAGCGCGCCGCGCTCCACGGCCAGCTGCGCCGCGTAACTCTTGGCGTCGGCGTAGGTCGTGCCGTGCCAGAGCACCTCGGCGCCGTAGGCCCACATGGCGGCCACCTTGGTGTGTGGCGCCGACTCGGGCACCACCACCGTGCAGGATCGTTCCTGTACGGCGCACGCCAGCGCCGCGGCGATACCGGCATTGCCGCCCGAGGCGATGACGACGCCGCGCCGATCGGACCGGTTCTCCAGCAGCGCGTTCAGGCTGCCCCGCACCTTGAAAGTGCCGCCGTGCTGGAGGTATTCGAGTTTGAAGGTCACCTTGATCGGACCGTGCGGCCCGGTCACCTCGGTGTGGAACACGGGCGTGACCCGCACCCGCCGGCCCAGCCGCAGGCGCGCGGCCCGCACATCGGACCGGTACAGCCGCTGCACATTTCCCGTCGTGGGCGCGTCGGTCACGGCCGGGTCCCCCGATCCCGCCGCGCCAGCTCGGCGAACATGGCATTGTGCGCGGCCAGATCTGCGTCGTGGTCGCGTTCGGCGGCGCGGTCCATCCGCTTGGCCATCCGGTCGTCGCTGCGCGACCACTGGATCAGCAGCGCCAGCATCACCAGCACCAGCGGGATCTCGCCGCTCGCCCAGGCCAGGCTGCCACCGGTGCGCTGATCGCCGAGCAGGTCGGTGTTCCACCCCAGCCCGATCGAGCGGTAGAACGAGGCGCCCAGCACGGTCGTCATACTCATCAGCGCGACGCCGAAGAACGCGTGGAACGGCAGCGAGCCGAACACCATGCCCACCTTCGTCATCGACTGCACCTGCCGCGGTTTCGGATCGATCCCGAGCACCACCCAGTAGAAGAGGTAGCCCGACACCAGGAAGTGCAGGTTCATCAGCAGGTGCGCGCCGTGCGAGTCGACCACCGAATCGAAGATGCCGCCGAGATACAGCGCGTAGAAGCCGACGACGAAGAACGCCGTGGCCACGACGGGCTGAGTCATGAAGCGCGAGACCGGATTGTGCACCGCGGCCAGCACCCACTCCCGCGGCCCCGGCGGTGCGTCGCGCCCGGCCGGTGGCAGCGCGCGCAGCGCCAGCAGCACCGGACCGCCGAGCGCGAACAGGATCGGGGCCAGCATCGACAGCAGCATGTGCTGGGCCATGTGCACGCTGAACATGGCCGGGGCGTAGCGGCCGACACCCGAACTGGTGGCGATCAGCAACACCGCGCAACCACACAGCCAGGCGACGGTGCGCCCGGCGGGCCAGGCGTCGCCGCGGGAGCGCAGTCGCCGCACCCCGGCCAGATACAGCACAGCAAGCACGAGGGACAGCGTCCCGAAGATCAGATCGAAGCGCCAGTCGAACAGGAGTCGCGCGACCGTGGGCGGGCCGGCCAGGTCGTATCCCAGCTCCACTTCCGCCGGGGTGGGCACCCGTCGTAGGTCCGGGGGCGGCGTGCGGCCCAGCCCGACGGCGAGCCCGACGGTGGCCGCGAACACCAGCGCCTCGACCCCGGCGTAGCGGATCAGCGCGGCACGGTCGCGCGGGTTCTTCCGCAGCGCGGGCACCGCGATGCGCCGCTGCAGGAAACCGATCACCCCGAGTGCGCACAGCGCGGCCGTCTTCGCGATCACCAATCGGCCGTAGGTGGTGGTGAACAATTCGCTGCCCGGCACCCGCACCCAGGCATTGACGACCCCGCTCAGCGCCACGACCGCGAACGCCCCGGCGGCCACGAGCGAGAACCGCCGCGCCGCCAACCCGGTGTGCTCGCCGCCGCGCACGGCGTAGGCCAGCACCGACAACAGCCCGCCCACCCACAGCGACACCGCGACCAGGTGCAGGATCAGGCTGTTGGTCGCCACGTCGTGCGCGCCGCCGGACGAGGAGTGCCCGGTCAGGGCGACCGGCATCAGGCACAGCACCGCGTACCCGAACAGCACCGGCGTCCAGCCCCAGCGCAGCGCGAGGCGGCAGCCGATCGCGAGGGCCAGGGCCATGAAGGCCGTCGTCCGCCACGAACCGGCGACCTCGACCTGCGCGATGGCATGCCACACCCGGTCCGGCCGCAGCGTCGACCGCACGGGTTGCCCGGTGGTGTCCGACAGCGTCAGCGGCACCAATACCGCGGCCGCTCCGGCCCATCCCAGCGCCGCGATCCCGGCGCGCCGCAGCGCCCGGTACCCGCCCACGTCCAGCAGTCCATTACGCTGCGGCGGCGTGAGGAATGCCGCGAACAGCAGCGAACCGACCGCCACCGCCGCGGCCAGATCGGCGACCGCCCGGACCGCCGGCAGACCGTAGGTGGTCAGCGGACCGGGATCCGGGATTCCGAGCAGCGTCAGCGCCTGAGCTGCGGACAGACCCACCACCAGCGGTGCGACCAGCGCCGCCAGGGCCGTGGCGATCGCGGTGAGCACCGGGAACATCGCCGCCGACTCCGACCGGACGCCCTGGGATTCGGGTTCGACGGACGGGTCCTGCGGTGACGACATGCGGTTCAGCCTAGTTCGGCGCCCACACCCCCGGCCGTCCCGGTCCGCACCTGCCGTCGCCGCCTGTGGCCCCGCTGACATGCCCGCGAGTTGCGCAGCGGCAGCTCGGACGAAATCTGGACGCTCGCTATACTAATCGCGCTGGACACCGTGCCGAGAACCCGGCATGGTGTGTGGTGCTGTGCACTGCCTCCGTAGCTCAGTTGGATAGAGCAAGGGCCTTCTAATCCCTAGGTCGCAGGTTCGATTCCTGCCGGGGGCACTTCACCTTCCGATCGGCGGCACAGGTCGCCGGATCAGGGGTACCCATACCGCTCGATGCGCAAACACCAGAACTTTCCGGCGGACACCCCCATGTCCTCGCTACTCTGTGATACAGTCTAGTGGTAGTCGGTACCACCGAATAGCGGTCGAGCGGAAGGAGTTGCCACGGACAACTTGACGGAGATGCTGAAGGGGACGTTGGAGGGGTGCGTTCTCGAGATCATCGGGTCCGAGGAGACGTACGGGTACGCGATCACGCGGCGGCTCAATGAACTCGGCTTCTCCGATGTCATCGAGGGCACTGTCTACACCATTCTGGTGCGGCTGGAGAAGAACAAGCTGGTCGATGTTTCCAAACGACCCTCCGAGGTCGGACCGCCACGCAAGTTCTACGCACTCAATGATGCGGGGCGCGCGGAACTCGCCACATTCTGGGCGAAGTGGGAGTACGTCTCGTCGCGCATCAACGAGCTCAAGGAAAGCAGGAAATGAACGTCTGGGACACGATCACGGGCAACGATCTCAGCAGGGAGTACAAGGCCTTCGAGGAACGCGCCGAAGCTCTCCCGGCCGAGTATCGAGCGGCATGGAACGAGATCAAGGCCAACCTCTTCCCCTACGCGGACTTCACCGGCCGCAACCTGATGCCGATCCTCGACAGCACTCTGGGCCTGCTCGAGGAGACCGCGGCGGACGGCCAGAGCGTGCAGGAGGCGCTGGGCGAGGACATCCGAGCCTTCTGCGCGGCGATCGCCGGTGAGGAAGGCGCCAAGAGTTATCGCGACAAATGGCGCGAGCAGTTGAACAGGAACGTCGCCCGAAAACTGAGCCGGCTGGGAGAATGAGATGGGTATTCGCGACATCATCGAGGGCAGGCGGGAGTGGCGAGCGCACATGGCGCGGGTCAAGGCGCTCCCACCCGATTACCAGATCGTCTACCAGGAGATGCAGAAGTACTTTTTCAAGGTCGGGCCGGTCGAGCTGGCCGACGGCAGCCTGCTGTCGGGCGTGGTCGATTTCTTCGAGGAAGGGGTCGCGGGCGGCAAAAGCGTCATGGAAATCGTCGGCGATGACGTCGCGGCATTCTGCGACGATCTGATGAAGGACTCGAAGACCTTTGCCGAGATCTACCAGGAGTCGGCGTCGCGGTAGCGGCTACACCAGCCGCCTACCCGGCCTTCGTGCAGGTCGATCTCCTCGGCGGGGCGGATCAGGAGGCGTCGCGCAGCCGCCCGCGCAGCACCTTGCCGCTGGCGTTGCGCGGGATCTCGTCGAGCACGACGAACCGCTTGGGCACCTTGTAGCGCTCCAGGCCGGCTCGCACGTACTGCCGGAGTTCGTCGTCGGACGGCGTCTCGACATCGGTGGCCGCGACGACGAAGGCATGCAGCACCTGCCCGAATTCGGCGTCGGGGACACCGATGACCACGGCGTCGGCAATGCCGGGATGCGTGGTGAGACGCTCCTCGACCTCGCCGGGAAACACGTTCTCCCCACCGGAGACGATCATGTCGTCGGAGCGGCCATCGATGTAGAGCAGGCCCCGCGCATCGATGTGGCCCATGTCCCCGGTGTTGACGTGACCGTCGACGACCTCCTTGGCCGTGGCCCGGGCAGTGGCGTCGGGGGTGTAGCCGGTGTATTCCAGGGCGGTGCGCACGAAGATCATGCCGGTCTCCCCGACCGGTGCGGCGGTGCGGTCCGCGCGCAGGATGCGCACCGACACGCCCAGCGCCGGACGGCCCGCCGTGTTCGGTGCGGCCACCAGATCGGCCGGGCCCGCGATGGTGACCAGACCCGCCTCGGTGGACCCGTACCCGTTGATCAGGATGGGACCGAACGCGTCGAGCACGCCCGCGACGGTGCCCGCCGAAATCGGCGCGGCGCCGGTGACAATGCTCCGCAGGGCCGAGCGGCTCGGGGCGGATGCCGCGAGTTCGGGGACGGCCAGCAGCCGCTGCAACATGACCGGAACCGCCATCAGCACCGTGACCCGATGCCGGGCCATGTCGTCGAGGGCGAGGCGAGCGTCGAAGCGGCGGCGGCAGATCGCGGTGGCGCCCAGTGCCAGCGGTCCGAGCAGCGCGAGCAGGCCGAAACCGTGGAAGAACGGCGGCGCCACCAGCACGCGGTCCGAGGAGCGCAGCCGCAGCAGCGCCATGGCGGTCGCGGTCAGCAGCGCGATCGCCTGCGGTTTCACCACGCGCGGCACGCCTTTGGACAGGCCCGTGGTACCGGAGGTCAGCAACGTCAGCCGCACTGCCCGGCGCACCGGCGGCGGAGCCGGATGGTGTTGCGCGGCAAGCTGGTCCAGTGTCGGCGGCCGCGCAGCCGATCCGGGCTCGTGCCAGGCCAGCACCCGTATGCCGGGGTAGCCGGCTTCCTCGACGGCCGCCGCGTATTCCTCGTCGTAGACGAGGACGTCGGGGTCGTGGCGGCGCAGGATCGCCGCCAGTTGCGGCGGCGGCAGCTCGGTATTGACGAAGATCAACTCCGCGCCCAGTTGCGCGCCCGCGCCCATCGCCTCGGCGAACCCGCGATGATTGCGGCAGACGATGCCCACCGATCGCGGCGCGGCGGGCGAGAGGGCATACAGCGCCGCCGCGATCGCCTCCGTGCGCCGCTGCAACTGCCGGTAGGTCAGCTCGCCGCGTTCGTCGATCACCGCGATGCGCTCGGGGAAGCGAATCGCGCTGGCCGCCAACAACATCGCCGGGGTCGGGCCGAACCGGCGGAAGTCCCGGGCCAGGGCCGCCAGCGCCCGCGGCGCCATCGGAGACAACAGCCCCGACGTCGCGATGGCCGGTACC from Nocardia wallacei carries:
- a CDS encoding single-stranded DNA-binding protein, with the translated sequence MYEANTAVIGNVVTHPVRRSLPGGEQVVSFRMASTARRFDRDSGSWVDNGTLYLTVNCWRRLVEGVDASIRRGDPVIAYGQLRTAEYQTREGVARHDLEMRATALGPDLARCSAPVLHPPGGNSTVPAPVDVEADHRAPDDERFPSAAPPR
- a CDS encoding threonine/serine dehydratase, whose product is MTDAPTTGNVQRLYRSDVRAARLRLGRRVRVTPVFHTEVTGPHGPIKVTFKLEYLQHGGTFKVRGSLNALLENRSDRRGVVIASGGNAGIAAALACAVQERSCTVVVPESAPHTKVAAMWAYGAEVLWHGTTYADAKSYAAQLAVERGALQLHAYDLPAVVAGAGVVGLEIERQVRGRPPVLVAVGGGGLASGIAAALGLRGRVIGVEPKGSPTLHAALAAGRPVDVHVSGLASDALGATRIGDIPLELAQRYRMGSLLVSDDAIAMAREYLWREFRIVVEPAGAVALAAIQSGAYVPGPGERPVIVLCGANTDLATL
- a CDS encoding cytochrome c oxidase assembly protein, whose amino-acid sequence is MSSPQDPSVEPESQGVRSESAAMFPVLTAIATALAALVAPLVVGLSAAQALTLLGIPDPGPLTTYGLPAVRAVADLAAAVAVGSLLFAAFLTPPQRNGLLDVGGYRALRRAGIAALGWAGAAAVLVPLTLSDTTGQPVRSTLRPDRVWHAIAQVEVAGSWRTTAFMALALAIGCRLALRWGWTPVLFGYAVLCLMPVALTGHSSSGGAHDVATNSLILHLVAVSLWVGGLLSVLAYAVRGGEHTGLAARRFSLVAAGAFAVVALSGVVNAWVRVPGSELFTTTYGRLVIAKTAALCALGVIGFLQRRIAVPALRKNPRDRAALIRYAGVEALVFAATVGLAVGLGRTPPPDLRRVPTPAEVELGYDLAGPPTVARLLFDWRFDLIFGTLSLVLAVLYLAGVRRLRSRGDAWPAGRTVAWLCGCAVLLIATSSGVGRYAPAMFSVHMAQHMLLSMLAPILFALGGPVLLALRALPPAGRDAPPGPREWVLAAVHNPVSRFMTQPVVATAFFVVGFYALYLGGIFDSVVDSHGAHLLMNLHFLVSGYLFYWVVLGIDPKPRQVQSMTKVGMVFGSLPFHAFFGVALMSMTTVLGASFYRSIGLGWNTDLLGDQRTGGSLAWASGEIPLVLVMLALLIQWSRSDDRMAKRMDRAAERDHDADLAAHNAMFAELARRDRGTRP
- a CDS encoding PadR family transcriptional regulator; the encoded protein is MLKGTLEGCVLEIIGSEETYGYAITRRLNELGFSDVIEGTVYTILVRLEKNKLVDVSKRPSEVGPPRKFYALNDAGRAELATFWAKWEYVSSRINELKESRK
- a CDS encoding DUF1048 domain-containing protein, giving the protein MNVWDTITGNDLSREYKAFEERAEALPAEYRAAWNEIKANLFPYADFTGRNLMPILDSTLGLLEETAADGQSVQEALGEDIRAFCAAIAGEEGAKSYRDKWREQLNRNVARKLSRLGE
- a CDS encoding DUF1048 domain-containing protein; protein product: MGIRDIIEGRREWRAHMARVKALPPDYQIVYQEMQKYFFKVGPVELADGSLLSGVVDFFEEGVAGGKSVMEIVGDDVAAFCDDLMKDSKTFAEIYQESASR
- a CDS encoding AMP-binding protein; protein product: MAPRALAALARDFRRFGPTPAMLLAASAIRFPERIAVIDERGELTYRQLQRRTEAIAAALYALSPAAPRSVGIVCRNHRGFAEAMGAGAQLGAELIFVNTELPPPQLAAILRRHDPDVLVYDEEYAAAVEEAGYPGIRVLAWHEPGSAARPPTLDQLAAQHHPAPPPVRRAVRLTLLTSGTTGLSKGVPRVVKPQAIALLTATAMALLRLRSSDRVLVAPPFFHGFGLLALLGPLALGATAICRRRFDARLALDDMARHRVTVLMAVPVMLQRLLAVPELAASAPSRSALRSIVTGAAPISAGTVAGVLDAFGPILINGYGSTEAGLVTIAGPADLVAAPNTAGRPALGVSVRILRADRTAAPVGETGMIFVRTALEYTGYTPDATARATAKEVVDGHVNTGDMGHIDARGLLYIDGRSDDMIVSGGENVFPGEVEERLTTHPGIADAVVIGVPDAEFGQVLHAFVVAATDVETPSDDELRQYVRAGLERYKVPKRFVVLDEIPRNASGKVLRGRLRDAS